From the genome of Desulfofundulus luciae:
CTTTTTAAGGAGCCTGGCTACCAACATGGAAAAAAAAAGTAACTCCGAACCAACGGCAGGCTCGGAAGATACCCCGGCTGTTAGCGGCAGCAAGCAGGTGTAGGGAGATGGAGCCAATGAAGCTTTTTGCACGGCAAGAAAAACTCTCCAGCATAATACTTTTTAAAAAACCCTCTTTTGACGGGAAGGAGTTGCGCAGGGAATACCAGGATCTTCTCCGTAAACATGGTGCCACCCGCATTGAACCTCTGCCTTTGGTAAATGGCGTAGTTTGTAATTTTTCCTTGGGGATCCAGCTCCAGGCCCTGAGAGAAGAGGAAGAAGTAGCTGTCCTGGAAGAAAATCTCCAGGTAAAACTGCACCCCTTCGAGGTACAATCAAAAAATATCTTCCTGGAACAGGAGAGTTACCAGATCATCCCCTGGGGCATTCACCGCATTGGAGCCGACCGGCTCTGGTCCCAGACCACGGGAGAAGGTATGAAAGTAGCCGTTTTAGATACGGGAATTGACCTGCACCACCCCGACTTACAGGAAAATATTGTCGGGGGCGTGAATTTTGTGGAACCCCACCTCCCCCCCCAGGATGATAACGGCCACGGCAGCCACGTGAGTGGCACCATTGCAGCCGTAAAAAATAACTATGGTGTGGTGGGTGCCGCTCCCGGAGCCAAACTTTACGCCGTAAAGGTTCTCAACCACAAAGGTGAAGGTTATTTCGCCGATGTAATCCGGGCTCTTGGGTGGTGTCTGGAACAGGGCATCCAGGTGGTTAACCTGAGCTTCGGCTCCAATACTCCCAGCAAGGCCCTGTATGAGGCCATCCGTCAAGTAACCGACAAGGGAATGATCGTGGTGGCTGCAGCCGGTAACGACGGTACCACCCGTTCAGTTGATTATCCCGCCGCCTATCCGGAAGTAGTGGCGGTAGGTGCGATTGATGAACAAAACCGCCTGGCCTCCTTTAGCAGCCAGGGGCCGGAAATTAATCTGGTCGCCCCGGGAACACGTATACTTTCCACCGGAAACGGGGGGTTATTCTGGCGTTTAAGCGGTACCTCCATGGCTACTGCTCACGTCAGCGGGACAGTGGCCTTAATATGGTCCCTGGCACCCCAACTAAACTCCGGTCAAATCCTGCGAATCCTTTATTCCTCGGCAGAAAAACTGCCTGATTTGACTCGTGAACAGCAGGGTGTGGGAATGGTACGGGCGGATCTGGCCAGCAAAAAACTAAGCCGGGGGAAAGGAGAAGAACTGGAAACCCCGGCAATGGAAACAACCGGTGCCGATCAGGTACATGAACCAGGCCACCGTTTCCCACCCCTGCACTTTGGCCCTTTGTTTCGGGAACCAGTGAGGGAAGAATAAAAAGAGGGGGGTAGCTTCCAAAGCTACCCCCAATTTATTTTAACCTTTACCCTGCTGATTCATTAACCGCATCACACCTGCCAGCAATTGATTTAGTGCCTGATTATCCTTCTCATTAAGGGACTGACGCATATATTCCATGGCATTACTAAAAAAACCCATCAAAGCTGCCGGATCAACACTGGCCTTTAACTGTTCCAGTGTGGCCGGATCGATGTTCTGGAGCAGATTACGCAAGGGTTCGGGCAACATGCCTAAATCCAAAGGTGTTTTTTCCATCTATTCTTCCCCTCCTTATAATTTGATAATATATATATGTGTGCGCTTATTTTTTTGCCCCCATCCCAGAATTCGAAAAGGGGAGAGTGTTGCGCGGTGCCACATTCGGTGGTAGTTTGTGATGTGGAAACTACGGGTTTGAATCCTCAACATAATGAAATCATCGAAATAGCTCTCCTCCGGCTGGAAGAAGGAGAAATAACCGGGCAATTCCACAGTCTCGTCCGCCCGCGACAACGGGTCCCGGTAACCATCCACCGTCTCACCGGTTTAAATGAGGAACTTCTGGCCACTGCCCCGTCGCTGGACGAGGTGTTACCATCAGTGATGGATTTCCTTGGCAACAGCTCCCTGATGGGTCATAACGTATCCTTCGACAGGGATTTCCTGCAAGCCGCGGCGGGCACCCCGATTGCAGCTCAGCTTTTTGACACCAGGGAACTGGCCCGCATCCTTTTACCCAACGCCCCTGGCTTCCGACTGGCCGACCTTTGCCGTTTTTTGGGGATAGAACAAAGGCGCGTCCACCGGGCACTGGATGACGCCCTGGCCACGGTCTCCCTTTATCGCCGGCTACTCGATAAGGCCGCGGAAATGGAGGGGCAGGTGTTGTTATACCTGGCCGCCTTTTTGCAGCGGGCCGGATCGGCCTGGGCAGACGAAATAGGCCAGTTGGCCTGGCAATCCCGCTCAAGGAAGATTACCCGTCCCGCCCTCTTTTTGCCCCCTGAACCGGAAGAAACACAGGAACCGGTTTGCCCGCGAAACCTTCCTCAATCCTCCCGGGAACTGGCCGCATTGCTGGAGCCCGGCGGTCCCCTGGCTCTCCACCTGGAGAGTTACGAATACCGCCCGCAACAGGCACGCATGGTAGAAGCGATAACCCGGGCCCTGGAGGAAGAAAAATTTTTGCTTATGGAAGCCGGCACGGGAACGGGAAAATCCATGGCCTACTTAATCCCGGCATTTTACTGGTCCCTCTCCCGGGGGCAGCGTGTCCTTATTGCTACGCGAACCATTAACCTGCAGGAACAGTTATGGCAAAGGGATATCCCCCTGGTGAAAGCGGCCCTCGGCTGGTCCTGCCGCGCGGCACTGGTTAAAGGCAGGCAAAATTATCTGTGCCTGCGGCGCTGGTTAAATACCCTGCAGACCCGTGACTGGACTGCTGCGGAAGCAGCTTTCTATGCCCGCATACTGGTCTGGACACAAGAAACCACCACCGGGGACAGGAGCGAACTCAATCTTTCCAGTTTGGAGCAGGAACTCTGGCAGGAACTATGTGCCGATAGTGAAGCCTGCCTGGGCTCCCGTTGCCGGTGGTTCGCCCGGGCCTGTTATGTTTCCCGAGTCCGGGGCCAGGCTGAGAGGGCTAACCTGATTATTATCAATCATTCTCTCCTCTTTTC
Proteins encoded in this window:
- a CDS encoding S8 family peptidase, whose amino-acid sequence is MKLFARQEKLSSIILFKKPSFDGKELRREYQDLLRKHGATRIEPLPLVNGVVCNFSLGIQLQALREEEEVAVLEENLQVKLHPFEVQSKNIFLEQESYQIIPWGIHRIGADRLWSQTTGEGMKVAVLDTGIDLHHPDLQENIVGGVNFVEPHLPPQDDNGHGSHVSGTIAAVKNNYGVVGAAPGAKLYAVKVLNHKGEGYFADVIRALGWCLEQGIQVVNLSFGSNTPSKALYEAIRQVTDKGMIVVAAAGNDGTTRSVDYPAAYPEVVAVGAIDEQNRLASFSSQGPEINLVAPGTRILSTGNGGLFWRLSGTSMATAHVSGTVALIWSLAPQLNSGQILRILYSSAEKLPDLTREQQGVGMVRADLASKKLSRGKGEELETPAMETTGADQVHEPGHRFPPLHFGPLFREPVREE